The genomic window TTTTTTTATAAAAAATTTTTCTCTGTCCACATTTAAAAATAGGATCTTAGCTATAGCCCCTACAATTTCACCATCTTTAATAATTGGTATCCGTGATACTATTGTTTCCTGTCCATTAATCGTACAAACATCTATTTTTTCCATTTTTCTAGTTTTAAGTACTTCTAAAAGTTTTGAATTAGGTACTACATCTAGAATATATTTCCCCATTACATCTTCGAATTGTTTTCCTAACATATTAAGATAAGTTTGACTTGCTATTGTAATAATACCTTCTTTATTTACTACAACATAAGCAATGTATTGACTATGCATAAAAGCTTCAATTATAAAGTTATTTTCACGACTTTTTATATTTTTCAAAAGAATATACACCTCTAAGTTATATTTATTAGCATCTTATTATTGCTAATTTAGAATAATTCTTAAAAATATAAATACAAAAAAATTAAATCTTAGATAATAAGTGCTAAGCCAAAATGGAGAAATAAAGACCGATGAGTGGAGTGATAAACATATTTGCTCAGCTGATTCCATAGTCTAAGCTTAGCATTTTGCAGTAAAATCAAATTTGTATTATTTATAGTAGCACTGTTATAATATAAATGCTTTATAAATCTAAATAAGAAGGGAACTACAAAATGTTAAACCTCGAGTTAAGAAATATAGCTATTATTGCTCATGTTGACCATGGAAAGACTACTCTTGTTGATAAACTACTTAAGCAAAGTGGTTATTTTAGAAGTAACCAGGATATACCTGATAGAATTATGGATAGTAATGACCTAGAACGTGAAAGAGGTATTACAATCCTAGCTAAAAACACTAGCATTATATATAACGATATAAAAATAAATATTGTTGATACACCAGGTCACGCAGATTTCGGTGGTGAAGTTGAACGAATCGTAAAAATGGTCGATGGTGTACTTTTATTAGTAGATGCCTATGAAGGACCTATGCCCCAAACGCGTTTTGTACTAAAAAAAGCTTTAGATGCTAATTTATCTCCAGTAGTAGTAATAAACAAGATTGACCGTTCTGATGCTAGGCCTGAAGAAGTCATTGATGAACTTTTGGATTTATTCATTGATCTTGAAGCAGATGAAGATCAGCTAGATTTCCCAGTTGTCTTTGCATCTGCAAAGGCTGGATATGCCAAGCTTGATATAGACGCTGAACCTATGGATTTAAAACCTCTTTTAGATACTATTATAGATAATATCCCTGCTCCTACAGGTGATTCTAATGGTAACCTTCAAGCAATAATATCTTCTATAGATTATGATCCTTATGTTGGTCGTATTGGAGTAGGTAAAATCAATAGAGGTAGTATAGAAAAAAATCAAGAAGCAGTCTTATGTAATACTGAAGATAAAGAACTAACAGTTAAAATTAATAACCTATATACCTATGAAGGATTAAAGCGTAAAGAAGTACAAAACGCTTATACTGGTGATATAGTAGCAATATCAGGTATTGATAACATAAATATAGGAGATACTTTATGCTCAATAGATTTAGTTGATCCAGTATCTTTCGTGTCTATAGATGAACCAACTATTTCTATGAATTTTATAGTAAATGATAGTCCAATGGCTGGAAATGAAGGCACATATGTTACTAGTAGACATTTAAAAGACCGTCTAATGCGAGAGCTTTTATCCAATGTCTCTTTAAAAGTAGAAGAGATTAGTCCTGAAAGCTTTAAGGTGTCCGGACGTGGTGAACTGCATCTGTCTATTTTAATAGAAACAATGCGTCGAGAAGGTTATGAATTTGCAGTAACTAGACCAGAGGTTATTATGAAAAAAGAAGATGATCTTTTACTAGAACCTCTTGAAAGGCTATTTATTGAAGTGCCTGAAGAATATTCGGGGACTGTAATAGAAAGCGTAGGTAAACGCAAAGGTGAGCTTATGGCTATGCAAAATACGATTGGAAGTACTATTAAATTAGAGTTTTTAATACCCGCTAGGGGTTTAATTGGTTACAGATCCGATTTTTTAACAGAAACAAAAGGTAATGGCATAATGAATTATGTATTTGAGGGCTATGTACCACATAAAGGTGAAATCATTTCTAGAAACAAAGGGGCATTAGTTGCTTCGGAAGATGGTATTGCAATAGCTTATGGTCTTCATGGTGCACAAGAAAGGGGAAGCCTTTTTATTGAACCAGGTGTGCAAGTTTATGCCGGAATGATAGTGGGAGAAAACCTTAGAAGTGGTGACATAACTGTTAATGTATGTAAAAAGAAACAATTAACTAACACTCGGGCCGCTGGTGCTGATGATAGTTTGCGCTTAACTCCACCTATTATAATGTCATTAGAAAACTGTCTAGAATTTATAAATGATGATGAATTATTAGAGGTTACCCCCAAATCTCTCCGATTACGAAAAGTTATTTTAGATAAAACTATTCGCGAACGAACTGCAAAAAGACAAAAGATATCATAAC from Candidatus Syntrophocurvum alkaliphilum includes these protein-coding regions:
- a CDS encoding PAS domain-containing protein, which produces MKNIKSRENNFIIEAFMHSQYIAYVVVNKEGIITIASQTYLNMLGKQFEDVMGKYILDVVPNSKLLEVLKTRKMEKIDVCTINGQETIVSRIPIIKDGEIVGAIAKILFLNVDREKFFIKKNAGTRKTNSCCF
- the typA gene encoding translational GTPase TypA — translated: MLNLELRNIAIIAHVDHGKTTLVDKLLKQSGYFRSNQDIPDRIMDSNDLERERGITILAKNTSIIYNDIKINIVDTPGHADFGGEVERIVKMVDGVLLLVDAYEGPMPQTRFVLKKALDANLSPVVVINKIDRSDARPEEVIDELLDLFIDLEADEDQLDFPVVFASAKAGYAKLDIDAEPMDLKPLLDTIIDNIPAPTGDSNGNLQAIISSIDYDPYVGRIGVGKINRGSIEKNQEAVLCNTEDKELTVKINNLYTYEGLKRKEVQNAYTGDIVAISGIDNINIGDTLCSIDLVDPVSFVSIDEPTISMNFIVNDSPMAGNEGTYVTSRHLKDRLMRELLSNVSLKVEEISPESFKVSGRGELHLSILIETMRREGYEFAVTRPEVIMKKEDDLLLEPLERLFIEVPEEYSGTVIESVGKRKGELMAMQNTIGSTIKLEFLIPARGLIGYRSDFLTETKGNGIMNYVFEGYVPHKGEIISRNKGALVASEDGIAIAYGLHGAQERGSLFIEPGVQVYAGMIVGENLRSGDITVNVCKKKQLTNTRAAGADDSLRLTPPIIMSLENCLEFINDDELLEVTPKSLRLRKVILDKTIRERTAKRQKIS